Proteins encoded together in one Janthinobacterium tructae window:
- a CDS encoding GNAT family N-acetyltransferase, protein MQNIVASNEAKARPVQLVLSQATTAAELREVQRLRYKVFIETMGLSSLANADGLDSDEFDAHCDHLIVRDADTLKVVGTYRVLSAAKAAKIGRLYAENEFDLSRLKNLRGRMVEAGRACIHPKYRGGSVIMLLWSGLAEYMRRERCDYLVGCASISLADGGHNAVAVYQALAEKHMAPSEYRVTPHLPFPIHQVEAAHKPQVPPLIKGYLRSGAWICGEPAWDPDFESADMFMMMPLANLDERYARHYGVVPG, encoded by the coding sequence ATGCAAAACATAGTCGCATCAAACGAAGCCAAGGCCCGGCCGGTTCAACTGGTGCTGAGCCAGGCCACTACCGCGGCCGAATTGCGCGAAGTCCAGCGTTTGCGTTACAAGGTGTTTATCGAGACCATGGGATTGAGCTCGCTGGCGAATGCCGATGGCCTCGACAGCGATGAGTTCGACGCGCATTGCGACCATCTGATCGTGCGCGATGCCGATACCCTGAAAGTGGTGGGCACCTACCGCGTGCTGAGCGCGGCCAAGGCGGCCAAGATCGGCCGGCTGTATGCGGAAAACGAGTTCGACCTGAGCCGCCTGAAAAACCTGCGCGGACGCATGGTCGAAGCGGGCCGCGCCTGCATCCACCCGAAATACCGGGGCGGCAGCGTGATCATGCTGCTGTGGTCGGGGCTGGCCGAGTACATGCGCCGCGAGCGCTGCGACTACCTGGTCGGCTGTGCCAGCATCAGCCTGGCCGATGGCGGGCATAACGCCGTTGCCGTGTACCAGGCGCTGGCGGAAAAGCACATGGCCCCAAGCGAATACCGCGTCACGCCGCACCTGCCTTTCCCCATCCACCAGGTGGAAGCGGCGCACAAGCCGCAGGTGCCGCCGCTGATCAAGGGCTACCTGCGTTCGGGCGCCTGGATTTGCGGCGAACCGGCGTGGGACCCTGATTTCGAAAGCGCCGACATGTTCATGATGATGCCGCTGGCGAATCTGGACGAGCGCTATGCGCGCCATTATGGCGTGGTGCCTGGCTAA
- the fdhD gene encoding formate dehydrogenase accessory sulfurtransferase FdhD, whose translation MVAMSEEISIERAGFVERAIVRHRAGQSTDAIDRVAEEIPVALVFNGISHVVMMATPRDLEAFAYGFALTEGVVASAGAIFDCEVFLRPDSAEVSLSIAQEDFVRLKDRRRQLTGRTGCGVCGIDSIDMLDLQPAALPPSLIQVDLPAALARASSGLREHQALMQETGGVHAAAWCTPDGDIVHVFEDVGRHNGLDKLIGHLALHAVDMRRGFVFLSSRGSYELARKAARMQIPLLATISAPSSLAISIATQARMKLVGFCRQDAFVDYTPGITL comes from the coding sequence ATGGTTGCCATGTCAGAAGAAATCAGTATTGAACGCGCCGGCTTCGTCGAGCGCGCCATCGTTCGCCACCGCGCGGGCCAGTCCACCGATGCCATCGACCGCGTCGCCGAGGAAATCCCCGTGGCGCTGGTCTTCAATGGCATTTCCCACGTCGTCATGATGGCCACCCCGCGCGACCTGGAAGCGTTTGCCTATGGCTTCGCGCTGACGGAAGGCGTGGTCGCTTCGGCCGGCGCCATCTTCGACTGTGAAGTGTTCCTGCGCCCCGATTCCGCCGAAGTGTCCTTGAGCATCGCACAGGAGGATTTCGTGCGCCTGAAGGACCGGCGGCGCCAGCTGACGGGTCGCACGGGCTGCGGCGTGTGCGGCATCGACAGCATCGACATGCTCGACTTGCAGCCCGCGGCGCTGCCGCCATCCCTGATCCAGGTCGACCTGCCGGCCGCGCTGGCGCGTGCGTCGAGCGGCTTGCGCGAACACCAGGCGCTGATGCAGGAAACGGGCGGCGTGCATGCGGCCGCCTGGTGCACGCCCGATGGCGACATCGTGCACGTGTTCGAGGATGTCGGCCGACACAATGGTCTCGACAAGCTCATTGGCCATCTCGCGCTGCACGCTGTCGACATGCGGCGCGGCTTCGTGTTCCTGTCCAGCCGCGGCAGCTACGAGCTGGCGCGCAAGGCGGCGCGCATGCAGATTCCCCTGCTGGCGACGATTTCCGCCCCCAGTTCGCTGGCCATTTCCATCGCCACGCAGGCGCGCATGAAACTGGTGGGCTTCTGCCGCCAGGATGCTTTCGTCGACTACACTCCCGGCATCACGCTGTAA